The following proteins are encoded in a genomic region of Methylococcales bacterium:
- the pilW gene encoding type IV pilus biogenesis/stability protein PilW, translating into MKLWVIFNLSIFLIACVQVNPPREVSSEEQAEIYLKMGVRYLEMGKLEIAKEKLEKSVDLNSSNSESHNALAVLYERIERSSDAKYHYKQAVSENDESPQPRNNYGRFLCEKGEYEEGLAHLAVAFNMPLNSRKWFSLTNAGLCYLKQNKMKEAENYFRKALEVHPQYPPALLEMLKMSYRFHKFMSARAFLQRYFSVSPESADSLWYAYRIELGLKNRSGAEQYKNKLLTQFPDSKEAQRVE; encoded by the coding sequence ATGAAATTATGGGTCATTTTCAATCTTTCAATTTTTTTAATTGCCTGTGTGCAAGTAAATCCCCCAAGAGAAGTTAGCTCTGAAGAACAAGCTGAAATTTATTTAAAAATGGGCGTTCGTTATTTAGAAATGGGAAAACTGGAGATTGCCAAAGAGAAATTAGAAAAATCCGTTGATTTAAATTCCAGTAATAGTGAATCACATAATGCCTTAGCGGTGCTATATGAACGAATTGAACGTTCAAGTGATGCCAAGTATCATTATAAGCAAGCGGTTTCAGAGAACGATGAAAGCCCGCAGCCTCGAAATAATTATGGCCGATTTTTATGTGAAAAGGGCGAGTATGAGGAAGGACTCGCACATTTAGCGGTTGCATTTAATATGCCTTTAAATTCTCGTAAATGGTTTTCTTTGACCAATGCAGGCCTCTGTTATTTAAAGCAAAATAAAATGAAAGAGGCTGAGAATTATTTCAGAAAAGCTCTTGAGGTTCACCCTCAATATCCCCCAGCTTTATTAGAAATGCTAAAAATGAGTTATCGTTTTCATAAGTTTATGTCAGCCCGCGCTTTTTTACAGCGTTATTTCAGTGTTAGTCCTGAATCTGCAGATTCTTTATGGTATGCCTACCGTATAGAATTAGGACTCAAAAACAGATCAGGGGCAGAACAATATAAAAATAAATTATTAACCCAGTTTCCTGACTCCAAAGAAGCGCAACGCGTAGAATAA